One Purpureocillium takamizusanense chromosome 1, complete sequence genomic window carries:
- the HAT1_1 gene encoding Histone acetyltransferase (EggNog:ENOG503NWPI~BUSCO:EOG09263EVJ~COG:B) yields the protein MASVQDLEEWMQDASSALSISLVSPTASGVKPIATFHPKFTYPIFGDDEKVFGYKDLKISLRFRANDMRPHLHTAYGKKLKPSPGVEEPTDVVGVLDEGHHLPKIAFAKGSDFENGSKQLGDNYTPPGKLHATIDGADGQYEVWRGNLDDAAVRQLNTRVQIFVPLFIEGGSYIGQDTESDAPDINISDADRWTLFFLYKTQPSDIQPEKKSYTFVGYSTVYRFFYFQPPTPPQSPKADWELPEGHIDLAELPCRTRLSQFIILPPFQGQGNGHLLYKTIFDYYHKHPQTHEFTVENPSEVFDDLRDICDLTFLKAMPEFRALRLDSSVTIPKSGPLPALILGADITEDVRKKAKIAPRQFARVLEMHLMSQLPLSVRPSLDLDAIVPEPTKADKHEERLWQLIVKQRLYKHNRELLAQIDQSERIEKLRETLTGVELEYARVLAAHERAMSHTKTSPRGGSNGKRKLDEAEPAEPSKKARVEDE from the exons ATGGCGTCCGTGCAGGATCTGGAAGAAT GGATGCAAgacgccagcagcgcgctCTCCATCAGCCTCGTTTCGCCGACTGCGTCCGGCGTCAAACCCATCGCGACCTTCCACCCCAAGTTCACGTATCCCATTTTCGGTGACGATGAGAAGGTTTTTGGCTACAAGGACCTCAAAATCAGCCTGCGCTTCCGCGCCAACGACATGCGACCGCATTTGCACACCGCCTACGGCAAGAAGCTGAAGCCGTCGCCTGGAGTGGAAGAGCCGACCGATGTGGTGGGCGTGCTGGACGAAGGGCATCATCTACCCAAGA TTGCCTTTGCCAAGGGATCGGACTTTGAGAATGGCTCCAAGCAGCTCGGAGATAACTACACGCCCCCAGGCAAGCTCCACGCGACAatcgacggcgccgatggtCAATACGAGGTCTGGCGAGGCAATCTGGACGACGCAGCCGTCCGGCAGCTCAACACTCGTGTCCAGATCTTCGTGCCGCTTTTCATCGAGGGTGGTTCCTATATTGGCCAAGATACCGAGTCCGATGCCCCCGACATCAACATCTCCGACGCTGACCGTTGGACATTGTTCTTCCTGTACAAGACACAGCCATCCGACATTCAACCCGAGAAGAAGTCGTACACCTTTGTCGGATACTCGACCGTCTACCGCTTCTTTTACTTCCAGCCACCCACGCCCCCTCAGTCTCCCAAGGCGGACTGGGAGCTACCGGAGGGACACATCGACTTGGCAGAGCTGCCGTGTCGGACACGGCTTTCACAGTTTATCATCCTCCCACCCTTTCAGGGCCAAGGCAATGGCCATCTACTCTACAAGACCATCTTTGACTACTACCACAAGCACCCTCAGACCCACGAGTTTACCGTGGAGAACCCAAGTGAGGTGTTTGATGACCTGCGAGACATTTGCGACCTCACATTTCTTAAGGCGATGCCTGAGTTTAGAGCGCTACGCCTCGATAGCTCGGTGACAATACCGAAATCTGGCCCGTTGCCGGctctcatcctcggcgccgacataACCGAAGATGTACGGAAGAAGGCAAAGATTGCACCGCGACAGTTTGCAAGGGTCTTGGAAATGCATCTCATGTCTCAACTGCCGCTCTCTGTACGACCGAGCTTGGATCTGGACGCCATTGTCCCCGAGCCAACCAAGGCGGACAAGCACGAGGAAAGGCTTTGGCAATTGATTGTCAAGCAGAGGCTTTATAAGCACAACAGGGAACTCCTTGCCCAGATTGATCAATCGGAGCGTATCGAGAAGCTTAGAGAGACCCTGACTGGCGTCGAATTGGAATATGCACGGGTGCTAGCTGCGCACGAGCGAGCCATGTCGCACACGAAGACATCGCCGCGGGGGGGTTCGAATGGAAAGCGGAAGCTAGACGAGGCGGAGCCTGCGGAACCCAGCAAGAAGGCCAGAGTCGAGGACGAGTGA
- the PRO3 gene encoding Pyrroline-5-carboxylate reductase (COG:E~EggNog:ENOG503NVU1), with protein sequence MLALPQHEHSSSDFTMTVLGCGTMGIAILNGILTSLAELNGPKPLQTPTSGTSTPSEELPPSLPSRFIACVRSAESAKRVKSTLWEHSSVVKVVQNDNIAAVQQAQVVLLGCKPYMVKDVLGQPGMAKALHGKLLISVCAGITVEHMEVALHGAVSSKDPEEDGRCRIVRAMCNTAALIRESMTVIGTSTPPLPPATKALVTWIFKRIGDVVYLPAGNMDASTALCGSGPAIFALMLEAAIDGAVAMGLPRAEAQRMAVQSMRGTTGLVQSGEHPAILREKVCTPGGCTIGGLLVLEDGGVRGTVSRAFREATCIASQLGEGVKNVNGTRPGPAPSSQ encoded by the exons ATGCTCGCCCTTCCTCAGCATGAGCACTCGTCCTCGGACTTCACCATGACCGTCTTGGGATGCG GGACCATGGGCATCGCCATTCTCAATGGCATCCTCACATCGCTTGCCGAGCTCAATGGCCCCAAGCCCCTGCAGACACCCACCTCTGGCACGTCGACCCCGTCAGAGGAGCTTCCGCCTtcgctgccctcgcgctTCATTGCCTGCGTGCGCAGTGCCGAGAGCGCTAAGCGCGTCAAGTCCACTCTGTGGGAGcactcgtccgtcgtcaaggtcgtGCAAAACGACAACATTGCAGCCGTCCAGCAGGCTCAggtcgtcctcctcggctgcAAGCCTTACATGGTCAAAGACGTCCTGGGCCAGCCCGGCATGGCCAAGGCCCTGCACGGAAAGCTCCTCATTAGCGTCTGCGCAGGCATTACCGTCGAGCACATGGAAGTTGCTCtgcacggcgccgtgtcgtccAAGGAcccggaggaggatggcCGCTGCAGAATCGTCCGCGCCATGTGCAACACCGCTGCCCTCATCCGTGAATCCATGACCGTCATCGGCACGTCAACCCCGCCTCTGCCCCCAGCCACCAAGGCCCTCGTAACCTGGATCTTCAAGCGCATCGGCGACGTTGTCTACCTTCCCGCAGGGAACATGGACGCTTCGACCGCTCTGTGCGGTTCCGGCCCCGCCATTTTCGCCCTcatgctcgaggccgccatcgacggcgccgtcgccatgggcttgccccgcgccgaggcgcagAGGATGGCCGTCCAGTCCATGAGGGGAACGACAGGCCTAGTGCAGTCGGGCGAGCATCCTGCCATTCTGAGAGAGAAGGTTTGCACACCGGGCGGCTGCACCATTGGCGGGCTGCTTGTCCTagaggatggcggcgttcGGGGTACCGTCTCGAGAGCCTTCCGTGAGGCCACCTGCATCGCCAGTCAGCTTGGAGAGGGCGTCAAGAATGTGAACGGTACCAGGCCTGGCCCTGCTCCAAGCAGCCAGTAA
- a CDS encoding uncharacterized protein (COG:S~EggNog:ENOG503NYTD): MSLHTLTRCNSTHLCNFQRRNLSRPHILSCKDRSGAEAATMADPFAVRMHFSSQLQHLNASVNSAQKAAQYALKYRDMDEDLHSCILEQVEKNNMNTRANIMYFIEHFLDLAKEGHADYIRMMQRDIIRVVDAVAPDDGSGAANVKVVRKVLQGLQGKGHLESQTVTQIEDVLKERETNDDDLGLASSPVDVEMIDRPQSHSTPRNSRRPVPHRLDKRQIEQRIEEDRERHKRERESIWAVPRGDDAELNKLWEETSDFGEDDDRLVTEEEEDFIKEMELQQCPHKQSLANGQLH, translated from the exons ATGTCGCTTCACACACTCACCAGGTGCAACTCAACACACTTATGCAATTTCCAACGCCGCAACCTGAGCCGGCCACATATCCTTAGCTGCAAGGATAGAAGCGGGGCAGAAGCGGCAACGATGGCGGACCCTTTTGCGGTGCGCATGCACTTCAGCTCTCAGCTACAGCACCTCAACGCCTCAGTCAACTCAGCACAAAAGGCTGCTCAGTATGCGCTCAAGTACAgggacatggacgaggacctACATTCATGCATCCTAGAGCAAGTTGAGAAA AACAACATGAATACGCGGGCCAACATCATGTACTTCATCGAGCACTTCTTGGACCTGGCAAAGGAGGGGCACGCAGACTACATCCGCATGATGCAGCGTGACATCATACGCGTTGTTGATGCCGTGGCCCCTGATGACGGCTCAGGGGCCGCAAATGTAAAGGTCGTTCGGAAA GTTCTGCAGGGTCTTCAAGGCAAGGGACACCTGGAATCTCAGACCGTAACGCAGATAGAGGACGTGCTGAAGGAGAGAGAAAccaacgacgatgacctgggtctcgcctcgtctcccGTTGACGTTGAGATGATTGACAGACCGCAGTCGCATTCGACCCCGAGAAACAGCAGACGGCCGGTGCCGCACAGGTTAGACAAGCGGCAGATCGAACagcgcatcgaggaggaCCGCGAGCGACACAAacgggagagggagagcaTCTGGGCCGTTCCCaggggcgacgacgctgaaCTGAACAAGCTGTGGGAAGAGACGAGCGATttcggcgaagacgacgatcgACTGGTgacggaagaggaggaagactTTATTAAGGAGATGGAGCTGCAACAGTGTCCGCACAAGCAGTCGCTAGCAAACGGTCAACTGCATTGA
- the MNP1 gene encoding 54S ribosomal protein L12, mitochondrial (COG:J~BUSCO:EOG09265HPJ~EggNog:ENOG503P1TG) — protein sequence MSCRYAARSCARQLRSASAARSSAQILRVASTARRFNSTETAPTNPKIAEIVDQISQLTLLETADLVSSLKTKLNIPDMPIGGFAAAAPAAAPAAAEEAEEAAPAAAEKTLFTLKLEAFDAAAKAKIIKEVKGLLGLSLVDSKKFVESAPKMMKENVPKEEAEKIIAAMKELGATVVME from the exons ATGTCTTGTCGGTacgcggcgcgcagctgcgcccGCCAATTGCGCTCCGCAAGCGCGGCCAGGTCCTCCGCACAGATCCTCCGCGTCGCCtcgacggcacggcgcttCAACTCGACAGAGACCGCCCCGACCAACCCCAAGATCGCCGAAATTGTCGACCAGATCAGCCAGCTTACGCTACTGGAAACTGCCGACCTCGTCTCCAGCCTGAAG ACCAAGCTCAACATCCCAGACATGCCCATCGGCGgctttgccgctgccgccccggccgccgcacccgccgccgccgaagaggcTGAGGAGGCCgcccccgctgctgccgagAAGACGCTGTTCACTCTGAAGCTGGAAGCAtttgacgccgccgccaaggccaagataATCAAAGAGGTCAAGGGCCTGTTGGGCCTCAGTCTGGTCGACAGCAAGAAGTTCGTCGAGAGCGCGCCCAAGATGATGAAGGAGAACGTCcccaaggaggaggctgagAAGATCATTGCCGCCATGAAGGAGCTGGGCGCCACGGTCGTGATGGAGTAG